From Micromonospora rifamycinica, a single genomic window includes:
- a CDS encoding diacylglycerol kinase family protein, producing MYDVVLLTLGSDRDAPGGGCGSGDACCGGAPEATGKPAAPPGGERCETPRVPVLACADALTARGARVETVTARSDAGIDEVLARLDAPARPDGLTWPDPDSKVRLVVAAASDAQLRAVVRRLVRRYAPPPSRRPAELAGDRTLPDLPPIGVLPLDPARGGPHRDLAGQLGLPRDPAAVATAVLDGRVRRLDLLRNDGGSVTLDGALLGAADDAGRPLLWRGRVEVDDAVLSDGTDPILACAIGNAGGYATLDSLPLLTAPDPADGLVEVAVAVPVPTRPTLGRKKKIRYEVRRARGRAVAVIPRDDRVPFLDDGAEGELSRKRSWWIEPAAWAVFTG from the coding sequence GTGTACGACGTGGTGCTGCTCACTCTCGGCTCGGACCGGGACGCTCCCGGTGGGGGCTGCGGCAGTGGCGACGCCTGCTGTGGCGGTGCTCCCGAGGCCACCGGGAAACCGGCCGCGCCGCCGGGCGGGGAGCGCTGCGAGACGCCGCGTGTGCCGGTGCTGGCCTGCGCGGACGCGCTGACCGCCCGGGGTGCCCGGGTGGAGACCGTCACCGCCCGCTCCGACGCCGGGATCGACGAGGTGCTGGCCCGGCTGGACGCCCCGGCCCGCCCCGACGGCCTCACCTGGCCCGACCCGGACAGCAAGGTCCGGCTGGTGGTCGCCGCCGCCAGCGACGCCCAGTTGCGCGCCGTCGTGCGCCGGCTGGTCCGTCGGTACGCCCCACCGCCGAGCCGCCGCCCGGCCGAGCTGGCCGGCGACCGGACGCTGCCCGATCTGCCGCCGATCGGCGTACTCCCGCTCGACCCCGCCCGGGGTGGCCCGCACCGGGACCTGGCCGGGCAGCTCGGCCTGCCCCGGGATCCGGCGGCGGTGGCCACGGCGGTGCTCGACGGCCGCGTACGCCGGCTCGACCTGCTGCGCAACGACGGCGGTTCGGTGACCCTGGACGGCGCGTTGCTCGGCGCCGCCGACGACGCCGGCCGGCCGCTGCTCTGGCGCGGCCGGGTCGAGGTGGACGACGCGGTGCTCTCCGACGGCACGGACCCGATCCTGGCCTGCGCGATCGGCAACGCCGGCGGGTACGCCACCCTCGACTCGCTACCGCTGCTCACCGCCCCCGATCCGGCCGACGGTCTGGTGGAGGTCGCGGTGGCCGTTCCGGTGCCGACCCGCCCGACGTTGGGCAGGAAGAAGAAGATCAGGTACGAGGTACGTCGGGCCCGGGGCCGGGCGGTGGCCGTGATCCCCCGCGACGACCGGGTGCCCTTCCTCGACGACGGGGCCGAGGGTGAGCTGAGCCGCAAGCGGTCCTGGTGGATCGAGCCCGCAGCCTGGGCGGTCTTCACGGGCTGA
- a CDS encoding chromosome partitioning protein translates to MTNGTDPTELDLGGFRPLEGPKTSKIHEPDPATTGLAAVPAQHAGRGESPWALPPQRVSVGVDDVAGAAVPVGAVSQPSAAVPGPSPSEPAPSVDHPPEAGVTVVPPYPAPDASLPQAPVSPPPPPTVPDQTGTAPTQADPTGTAPTQADPTGTATTQADPTGTATTQADPTGPGPEHADPSRSDPGAGSPAGTGPVVPGSLRPGSTGPTGPVPPGQQSPGGWYRPSWPEQPTPGGTPAPAYPDPAALAGYPDLGWSPESGIAPTAEDFARRRQIRPADPVATMGVRAMVNKIGLVKLPPGQHEQEVKRDIEMVRRNFGGLRQVTVVNPKGGAGKTVAILLLAMTFGQKRGGYVLAWDNNETQGTLGMRAQQDFHSRTVRDMLRDLGQFQGPHGRIGDLSQYVRSQGEGMFDVLASDESATGGEMLTAAAFAEIREVVSRFYKLIFVDTGNNVRAQNWQAAMDATDQLVVTMSARNDSAETAARMLDHLEQSGRQRLVRQAVTVVSMPPSRKEIDLPAIQEHFAARTRAVLLAPYERLIDTGEPIRYGGLSSATRDAWLKIAAAVAEGL, encoded by the coding sequence ATGACCAACGGAACCGACCCGACCGAGTTGGATCTTGGAGGTTTTCGGCCCCTGGAGGGGCCGAAAACCTCCAAGATCCATGAGCCTGATCCAGCTACGACGGGTCTGGCGGCGGTGCCGGCCCAGCACGCCGGCCGGGGCGAATCCCCGTGGGCGCTACCACCTCAGCGCGTCTCGGTCGGTGTCGACGACGTGGCCGGTGCCGCCGTGCCGGTTGGCGCGGTCAGCCAACCGTCGGCGGCGGTGCCCGGTCCGTCGCCATCGGAACCGGCACCGTCGGTCGACCACCCACCGGAGGCAGGCGTGACGGTCGTCCCCCCGTACCCGGCACCCGACGCGTCCCTGCCCCAGGCACCGGTCTCACCACCGCCTCCTCCCACCGTGCCCGACCAGACCGGAACCGCCCCGACACAGGCCGACCCGACCGGAACCGCCCCGACACAGGCCGACCCGACCGGAACCGCCACGACACAGGCCGACCCGACCGGAACCGCCACGACACAGGCCGACCCGACCGGACCCGGACCGGAACACGCCGACCCGAGCCGGTCCGACCCGGGCGCAGGCAGCCCGGCCGGCACCGGACCGGTGGTTCCCGGGTCACTCCGGCCGGGGTCGACGGGCCCGACGGGACCGGTGCCGCCCGGGCAGCAGTCGCCCGGCGGCTGGTACCGACCGTCCTGGCCGGAACAGCCGACCCCGGGCGGGACGCCCGCGCCGGCGTATCCCGACCCGGCAGCCCTCGCCGGGTACCCGGATCTGGGGTGGTCGCCGGAGAGTGGGATCGCGCCGACCGCCGAGGACTTCGCCCGCCGTCGCCAGATCAGGCCGGCCGACCCGGTCGCCACGATGGGCGTCCGCGCCATGGTCAACAAGATCGGCCTGGTGAAACTCCCGCCGGGGCAGCACGAGCAGGAGGTCAAGCGGGACATCGAGATGGTGCGCCGCAACTTCGGCGGGCTGCGCCAGGTGACAGTGGTCAACCCCAAGGGCGGCGCCGGCAAGACCGTGGCCATCCTGCTGCTCGCGATGACCTTCGGGCAGAAGCGCGGCGGTTACGTGCTGGCCTGGGACAACAACGAGACCCAGGGCACCCTCGGCATGCGGGCGCAGCAGGACTTCCACTCCCGTACCGTCCGGGACATGCTGCGGGACCTCGGGCAGTTCCAGGGGCCGCACGGCCGGATCGGCGACCTGTCGCAGTACGTCCGCTCCCAGGGCGAGGGCATGTTCGACGTGCTCGCCTCGGACGAGTCGGCCACCGGCGGCGAGATGCTGACGGCGGCGGCGTTCGCCGAGATCCGCGAGGTGGTGAGCCGGTTCTACAAGCTCATCTTCGTGGACACCGGGAACAACGTCCGGGCACAGAACTGGCAGGCCGCGATGGACGCCACCGACCAGCTGGTGGTCACCATGTCGGCCCGTAACGACTCGGCGGAGACGGCCGCCCGGATGCTCGACCACCTGGAGCAGAGCGGCCGGCAGCGGCTCGTCCGGCAGGCGGTCACGGTGGTGTCCATGCCGCCGTCCCGCAAGGAGATCGACCTGCCGGCCATCCAGGAACACTTCGCCGCCCGGACCAGGGCGGTGCTGCTCGCGCCGTACGAGCGGCTGATCGACACCGGCGAGCCGATCCGGTACGGCGGGCTCTCCTCCGCCACCCGGGACGCCTGGTTGAAGATCGCCGCCGCGGTGGCCGAAGGGCTCTGA
- a CDS encoding DUF3151 domain-containing protein, whose protein sequence is MQNLLPEPPATLLPAHEEADAALAAAAETGTDEAYAEVAARFPTHSAAWAALATRALDSGAVIAAYAYARTGYHRGLDQLRRNGWKGHGPVPWSHAPNEGFLRCLYVLSRAAGEIGEADEAARCAQFLRDCDPAAGDALASA, encoded by the coding sequence ATGCAGAACCTGTTGCCTGAGCCTCCGGCCACCCTCCTGCCCGCCCACGAAGAGGCGGACGCCGCTCTGGCCGCCGCCGCGGAAACGGGCACCGACGAGGCGTACGCCGAGGTCGCGGCCCGCTTTCCCACCCACAGCGCGGCCTGGGCGGCGCTGGCCACCCGGGCCCTCGACAGCGGGGCGGTGATCGCGGCGTACGCGTACGCCCGCACCGGTTACCACCGCGGTCTGGACCAGTTGCGGCGCAACGGCTGGAAGGGGCACGGCCCGGTCCCGTGGTCGCACGCCCCGAACGAGGGCTTCCTCCGCTGCCTCTACGTCCTGTCCCGGGCCGCCGGGGAGATCGGCGAGGCGGACGAGGCCGCCCGGTGTGCCCAGTTCCTCCGCGACTGCGACCCGGCGGCCGGGGACGCCCTCGCCAGCGCCTGA
- a CDS encoding SLOG cluster 4 domain-containing protein — MPTPPPADVLAPHDTSHDEIETRAEFDRHLVAGSLAGLTVQGLRLDLDPIPDLTATDVAGTLFVGCRFAGREVGADLVRRGANVVPPFSGLPYPTQPAHLYTPTDLAEGFADAGFAGMYDTRVYDHFRAHGGALPDVKEALGQRLHDHGVDNALADATRTWLATHGPQSVVGVMGGHAVPRGSAPYRMAAVLGWELARADRLVVTGGGPGVMEAANLGAFLAARPARELDAAIDLLAVAPDFTDHDRYTAAALAVRDRYAATVPQQRGPGLDWARSGGLAIPTWLYGHEPANLFAGRIAKYFSNAIREDTILRLARGGIVFAPGRAGTVQEVFQAATKTYYGTDGASGAYVFLDRAYWTGELPIESLLRPLFAGSPFGDLSGSIHLTDDVREAVRVLTATA; from the coding sequence GTGCCGACCCCACCTCCCGCGGACGTCCTCGCGCCGCACGACACCAGTCATGACGAGATCGAGACCCGGGCCGAGTTCGACCGCCACCTGGTCGCCGGCAGCCTCGCCGGGTTGACCGTGCAGGGGCTCCGCCTCGATCTCGATCCGATTCCCGACCTCACCGCCACCGACGTGGCCGGCACCCTCTTCGTGGGCTGCCGGTTCGCCGGTCGGGAGGTGGGGGCCGACCTGGTCCGGCGCGGGGCGAACGTGGTCCCGCCCTTCTCGGGCCTGCCCTACCCGACCCAACCGGCCCACCTCTACACCCCGACCGACCTGGCCGAAGGGTTCGCCGACGCCGGGTTCGCCGGAATGTACGACACCCGGGTCTACGACCATTTCCGCGCCCACGGCGGCGCCCTGCCGGACGTGAAGGAGGCGCTCGGTCAGCGGCTGCACGACCACGGGGTGGACAACGCCCTGGCCGACGCGACCCGCACCTGGCTGGCCACCCACGGGCCACAGTCGGTGGTGGGGGTGATGGGCGGGCACGCGGTGCCGCGCGGCAGTGCGCCGTACCGGATGGCGGCGGTGCTGGGCTGGGAGCTGGCGCGGGCCGACCGGCTGGTGGTGACCGGCGGCGGCCCGGGGGTGATGGAGGCGGCCAACCTGGGCGCGTTCCTCGCGGCCCGGCCGGCACGGGAGCTGGACGCCGCGATCGACCTGCTGGCGGTGGCCCCCGACTTCACCGACCACGACCGGTACACGGCCGCCGCGCTGGCGGTCCGGGACCGCTACGCCGCCACGGTGCCGCAGCAGCGCGGCCCCGGCCTGGACTGGGCCCGGTCCGGCGGGCTGGCCATCCCCACCTGGCTGTACGGGCACGAGCCGGCGAACCTGTTCGCCGGCCGGATCGCCAAGTACTTCTCCAACGCCATCCGGGAGGACACCATCCTGCGGTTGGCCCGGGGCGGGATCGTCTTCGCGCCCGGCCGGGCCGGCACCGTGCAGGAGGTGTTCCAGGCGGCGACGAAGACGTACTACGGCACGGACGGGGCGAGCGGCGCGTACGTCTTCCTGGACCGGGCGTACTGGACCGGGGAACTGCCGATCGAGTCCCTGCTGCGGCCGCTGTTCGCCGGCTCGCCGTTCGGTGACCTGTCCGGCAGCATCCACCTCACCGACGACGTGCGGGAGGCGGTCCGGGTCCTCACCGCGACCGCCTGA